Proteins co-encoded in one Nicotiana sylvestris chromosome 7, ASM39365v2, whole genome shotgun sequence genomic window:
- the LOC104237370 gene encoding wall-associated receptor kinase-like 20 isoform X1: MTMTMTILYMRKTHLYVSLLLHFFHYSYSQKTCPNCGSLEVPYPLSINPDCGNPDYSIRCDPHSQKLYLDTLNGSSYVVLRVMASFRRMVVQPSPWLPGTCVTQDMPISEGLWLNQTLPFNVTSSNTIFLFNCSPRLLISPLNCTPSSLCHKYLHSSGHVDPKRELQCASGLDPCCTFVAGGMPSAYKIRLHNSGCRAFRSILHLNAEKPANEWEEGLEIQWSPPPEPHCRSQSDCSGASTCSTSGKNGVFRCFCNHDYYWNQTLGTCMKKKKHSGIVIKISIGIVLFLAFTVVMIAAALKKSRRFSTRARLAKAREDILKSNNGGKPAKMFCLKEIKKATNGFSKDRILGRGGFGEVYKGELCDGTIVAVKSAKVGNVKSTEQVLNEVEILSQVNHRNLVKILGCCVEAEQPLMIYEYISNGTLHDHLHGKYSTFLDWKTRLKIASQTAEALAYLHSAAYPPIYHRDVKSTNILLDKEFNVKVSDFGLSRLACPGLSHLSTCAQGTLGYLDPEYFRSYQLTDKSDVYSFGVVLLELLTSQKAVDFSRDEDSVNLVVYVIQRANNGSGTEVVDRRLLGEVEPLTQVMTCMNSFLELALACLREKKAERPCMKDVVQHLHCLSEIVDQEEPSN, from the coding sequence ATGACCATGACCATGACTATACTATACATGAGGAAAACTCACTTGTATGTCTCACTGTTACTCCACTTCTTTCATTACTCTTATTCCCAGAAGACATGTCCAAACTGTGGTTCTCTAGAAGTACCATATCCGTTGAGCATAAATCCCGACTGTGGTAACCCTGACTATTCTATTCGTTGTGATCCTCACTCTCAAAAACTCTATCTTGATACCCTTAATGGAAGCTCTTATGTCGTCCTCAGAGTTATGGCCTCATTTCGGCGTATGGTGGTGCAACCATCACCTTGGCTACCTGGTACTTGTGTTACACAAGACATGCCAATTAGTGAAGGACTGTGGTTGAACCAGACTCTTCCTTTTAATGTTACTTCTtctaacactatcttcttatTTAATTGTTCTCCTCGGCTTCTGATATCTCCTTTAAATTGCACACCTTCTAGTTTATGCCACAAATATTTGCATAGCTCTGGACATGTAGATCCTAAAAGGGAACTTCAATGTGCAAGTGGTCTTGACCCATGCTGCACTTTTGTCGCTGGCGGTATGCCCTCAGCGTACAAGATACGCCTTCATAACTCAGGCTGCAGAGCATTTAGAAGCATTCTACACTTGAATGCTGAGAAGCCGGCTAATGAATGGGAGGAAGGACTGGAAATTCAATGGTCTCCACCACCTGAGCCACACTGTAGATCACAATCTGATTGCTCTGGAGCTTCTACATGTTCAACTTCTGGTAAAAATGGTGTCTTTCGCTGCTTTTGCAATCATGACTATTATTGGAACCAAACCTTAGGAACTtgcatgaagaagaagaaacactctGGAATTGTAATAAAGATATCTATTGGGATTGTGTTGTTTCTGGCTTTCACTGTTGTGATGATTGCAGCGGCACTGAAAAAATCAAGAAGATTTTCAACCAGGGCTAGACTTGCCAAGGCAAGAGAAGACATACTAAAATCAAACAACGGCGGAAAACCAGCCAAGATGTTTTGTCTCAAGGAGATAAAGAAAGCTACGAACGGATTCTCAAAAGACAGAATCTTGGGTCGTGGTGGTTTTGGAGAAGTTTATAAGGGCGAGCTTTGCGATGGAACTATTGTAGCAGTAAAGTCGGCCAAAGTAGGAAATGTGAAGAGCACTGAACAAGTACTCAATGAAGTAGAGATACTTTCTCAAGTCAATCACAGGAACTTGGTCAAGATTTTAGGTTGCTGTGTTGAAGCTGAACAGCCTTTGATGATTTACGAATACATTTCCAACGGAACACTACATGATCATTTACATGGAAAGTATTCGACCTTTCTTGACTGGAAAACAAGGTTAAAAATTGCTTCACAAACTGCAGAAGCATTGGCTTATCTTCACTCAGCTGCTTACCCTCCTATCTACCACAGAGATGTCAAATCTACAAACATACTCCTGGATAAAGAATTCAATGTCAAAGTTTCAGATTTTGGGCTATCAAGATTGGCTTGTCCGGGGTTGAGTCACTTGTCCACTTGTGCTCAGGGGACGTTAGGGTACTTGGATCCTGAATATTTTCGCAGTTATCAACTAACTGATAAAAGTGATGTTTACAGCTTCGGGGTTGTGTTACTAGAACTTCTTACTTCCCAGAAGGCAGTTGACTTCTCCCGAGACGAAGATAGTGTCAACTTGGTTGTTTATGTTATTCAGCGAGCAAACAATGGTTCGGGTACAGAAGTAGTGGACAGACGCTTGCTTGGTGAGGTGGAGCCTTTGACTCAGGTAATGACTTGTATGAACTCATTCTTGGAGCTTGCACTCGCGTGtttaagagaaaagaaagcaGAGAGACCGTGCATGAAAGACGTCGTTCAGCATCTTCATTGCTTAAGTGAAATAGTTGATCAAGAAGAGCCTTCTAATTGA
- the LOC104237370 gene encoding wall-associated receptor kinase-like 20 isoform X2 gives MTMTMTILYMRKTHLYVSLLLHFFHYSYSQKTCPNCGSLEVPYPLSINPDCGNPDYSIRCDPHSQKLYLDTLNGSSYVVLRVMASFRRMVVQPSPWLPGTCVTQDMPISEGLWLNQTLPFNVTSSNTIFLFNCSPRLLISPLNCTPSSLCHKYLHSSGHVDPKRELQCASGLDPCCTFVAGGMPSAYKIRLHNSGCRAFRSILHLNAEKPANEWEEGLEIQWSPPPEPHCRSQSDCSGASTCSTSAALKKSRRFSTRARLAKAREDILKSNNGGKPAKMFCLKEIKKATNGFSKDRILGRGGFGEVYKGELCDGTIVAVKSAKVGNVKSTEQVLNEVEILSQVNHRNLVKILGCCVEAEQPLMIYEYISNGTLHDHLHGKYSTFLDWKTRLKIASQTAEALAYLHSAAYPPIYHRDVKSTNILLDKEFNVKVSDFGLSRLACPGLSHLSTCAQGTLGYLDPEYFRSYQLTDKSDVYSFGVVLLELLTSQKAVDFSRDEDSVNLVVYVIQRANNGSGTEVVDRRLLGEVEPLTQVMTCMNSFLELALACLREKKAERPCMKDVVQHLHCLSEIVDQEEPSN, from the exons ATGACCATGACCATGACTATACTATACATGAGGAAAACTCACTTGTATGTCTCACTGTTACTCCACTTCTTTCATTACTCTTATTCCCAGAAGACATGTCCAAACTGTGGTTCTCTAGAAGTACCATATCCGTTGAGCATAAATCCCGACTGTGGTAACCCTGACTATTCTATTCGTTGTGATCCTCACTCTCAAAAACTCTATCTTGATACCCTTAATGGAAGCTCTTATGTCGTCCTCAGAGTTATGGCCTCATTTCGGCGTATGGTGGTGCAACCATCACCTTGGCTACCTGGTACTTGTGTTACACAAGACATGCCAATTAGTGAAGGACTGTGGTTGAACCAGACTCTTCCTTTTAATGTTACTTCTtctaacactatcttcttatTTAATTGTTCTCCTCGGCTTCTGATATCTCCTTTAAATTGCACACCTTCTAGTTTATGCCACAAATATTTGCATAGCTCTGGACATGTAGATCCTAAAAGGGAACTTCAATGTGCAAGTGGTCTTGACCCATGCTGCACTTTTGTCGCTGGCGGTATGCCCTCAGCGTACAAGATACGCCTTCATAACTCAGGCTGCAGAGCATTTAGAAGCATTCTACACTTGAATGCTGAGAAGCCGGCTAATGAATGGGAGGAAGGACTGGAAATTCAATGGTCTCCACCACCTGAGCCACACTGTAGATCACAATCTGATTGCTCTGGAGCTTCTACATGTTCAACTTCTG CGGCACTGAAAAAATCAAGAAGATTTTCAACCAGGGCTAGACTTGCCAAGGCAAGAGAAGACATACTAAAATCAAACAACGGCGGAAAACCAGCCAAGATGTTTTGTCTCAAGGAGATAAAGAAAGCTACGAACGGATTCTCAAAAGACAGAATCTTGGGTCGTGGTGGTTTTGGAGAAGTTTATAAGGGCGAGCTTTGCGATGGAACTATTGTAGCAGTAAAGTCGGCCAAAGTAGGAAATGTGAAGAGCACTGAACAAGTACTCAATGAAGTAGAGATACTTTCTCAAGTCAATCACAGGAACTTGGTCAAGATTTTAGGTTGCTGTGTTGAAGCTGAACAGCCTTTGATGATTTACGAATACATTTCCAACGGAACACTACATGATCATTTACATGGAAAGTATTCGACCTTTCTTGACTGGAAAACAAGGTTAAAAATTGCTTCACAAACTGCAGAAGCATTGGCTTATCTTCACTCAGCTGCTTACCCTCCTATCTACCACAGAGATGTCAAATCTACAAACATACTCCTGGATAAAGAATTCAATGTCAAAGTTTCAGATTTTGGGCTATCAAGATTGGCTTGTCCGGGGTTGAGTCACTTGTCCACTTGTGCTCAGGGGACGTTAGGGTACTTGGATCCTGAATATTTTCGCAGTTATCAACTAACTGATAAAAGTGATGTTTACAGCTTCGGGGTTGTGTTACTAGAACTTCTTACTTCCCAGAAGGCAGTTGACTTCTCCCGAGACGAAGATAGTGTCAACTTGGTTGTTTATGTTATTCAGCGAGCAAACAATGGTTCGGGTACAGAAGTAGTGGACAGACGCTTGCTTGGTGAGGTGGAGCCTTTGACTCAGGTAATGACTTGTATGAACTCATTCTTGGAGCTTGCACTCGCGTGtttaagagaaaagaaagcaGAGAGACCGTGCATGAAAGACGTCGTTCAGCATCTTCATTGCTTAAGTGAAATAGTTGATCAAGAAGAGCCTTCTAATTGA